CCCGCCCGACCACGTCCGGGCGGTGCGTCAGGTCCCTTCGCCCGAGTCGGGTTCGGCCATCCTGCGGTGGGCCTCGGCCTTGAGCCGGTCGGGCAGCACCTTGTTCGCCAGTCCCTGTGCCTTGGTCCTGGCGGATCCCGTGGTGAGCTTGTCCTTGCCGGCGAAGAGCGCGTCCAGCCCCTGCCGCGCCACCTGCGCCGGGTCGTCCTTGTCCTGCCGGCCGACCGGGGTGTCGTCCATGCCGGCGCGGTGGAAGAAGTCGGTCTCGGTGGGGCCGGGCATCAGCGACGTCAGTGTGACGCCGGTGCCCTCGAACTCGTTCCGCAGGGCCTGGGTGAAGGACTGGAGGAACGACTTCGACGCGTTGTACACCGCCTGGTAGGAGCCCGGCATCGTCGACGCGATGGAGGAGGTGACGAGCACCCGTCCGCCGTCGCGGGCGGCCATGTCACGGAGGACGAGTTTCGCCAGGTGGACCGTGGACCGGACGTTGAGGTCCACGATCTCAAGATCGTCCGCGAGGTCGGTGTCGACGAAGGCGCCGCCCCGCCCGACACCCGCGTTGAGCACGGCGACGTCGAGCGGGCGGCCGGTCGCGGTGACCGCGGCGTAGAGCGCCTCGGTCCGTTCGGGGAACCGCAGATCGGCGGGGACGGTGTGGACGACGGTCCCCGCCTCCCGGATGCGCCCCGCCGCCCGCTCGAGTCGGGCCTCGTCCTCGGCGTTGACGATCAGGTCGTGTCCCCGCTCGGCGAGCTGCCTCGCCAGTTCGAGGCCGATACCGCTGGAGGCGCCCGTGACCAGGGCGAAAGGCTTGACGTCGTTCATGGCCGCTTCCCAGGGGTGTGAGGTTCAGGAGGACGTCGGACAGACCGGGGTACGGGCCCCGGCCGCGTGGACGGGGCCGACGCCCGGGTTCCCCGGATCGCGGCCCCGCAACGGGGCACCGCCGCCCGGCCCGCGCCACCCCCGCGTCGACCTTGTCCGTGCGGGTAGTCGGGGTGGCATGAGTGAAACGGACCCGACGAAGAA
The Streptomyces sp. NBC_01723 genome window above contains:
- a CDS encoding SDR family NAD(P)-dependent oxidoreductase — protein: MNDVKPFALVTGASSGIGLELARQLAERGHDLIVNAEDEARLERAAGRIREAGTVVHTVPADLRFPERTEALYAAVTATGRPLDVAVLNAGVGRGGAFVDTDLADDLEIVDLNVRSTVHLAKLVLRDMAARDGGRVLVTSSIASTMPGSYQAVYNASKSFLQSFTQALRNEFEGTGVTLTSLMPGPTETDFFHRAGMDDTPVGRQDKDDPAQVARQGLDALFAGKDKLTTGSARTKAQGLANKVLPDRLKAEAHRRMAEPDSGEGT